Proteins encoded by one window of Streptomyces sp. NBC_01477:
- a CDS encoding YqcI/YcgG family protein, with product MPHDRSLPPARATAAAGSAARLPAGRVIGATPAWGAAAAEQLLETLLGADQPFPCTFAVAAVKKQSLCFGFVDSPHDESTWAPLAGILREYLGLYQQLGKDTSLVVLFRPEERPSTLDDYFDRFWAVLQYLHDGDTEPWPASTPLDPGEVWWEFSFGGTEIFVVCNTPAHVNRRSRHNRSFMITFQPRWVFEGLEAHTPRGAKARQVIRNRIRRFDGMEPAGELGNHGEEGNREWRQYFLADTADGTVAACPFTARAGARGQQQVPVAPLAADADQPADYSVLVNSEGQFSLWPAAVPAPGRWRTTGVSGGREECLRYVSRVWTDMRPARSRQRAAA from the coding sequence GTGCCCCACGACCGATCCCTCCCCCCGGCCCGTGCGACCGCGGCGGCAGGTTCCGCCGCCCGGCTGCCGGCCGGCCGCGTCATCGGCGCCACCCCCGCGTGGGGTGCGGCCGCCGCCGAGCAGCTGCTGGAGACCCTGCTCGGCGCGGACCAGCCGTTCCCCTGCACCTTCGCCGTCGCCGCCGTCAAGAAGCAGTCGCTGTGCTTCGGCTTCGTCGACAGCCCGCACGACGAGAGCACCTGGGCGCCGCTGGCCGGCATCCTCCGCGAATACCTCGGCCTCTACCAGCAGCTCGGCAAGGACACCTCGCTGGTGGTGCTCTTCCGGCCGGAGGAGCGGCCGAGCACCCTGGACGACTACTTCGACCGCTTCTGGGCGGTGCTGCAGTACCTGCACGACGGGGACACCGAGCCGTGGCCGGCCTCGACCCCGCTGGACCCGGGCGAGGTGTGGTGGGAGTTCAGTTTCGGCGGTACGGAGATCTTCGTCGTCTGCAACACCCCGGCCCACGTCAACCGGCGCAGCCGCCACAACCGGAGTTTCATGATCACCTTCCAGCCCCGCTGGGTGTTCGAGGGCCTGGAGGCGCACACGCCGCGCGGCGCGAAGGCCCGCCAGGTGATCCGCAACCGCATCCGCCGCTTCGACGGCATGGAGCCCGCGGGCGAACTCGGCAACCACGGCGAGGAGGGCAACCGGGAGTGGCGCCAGTACTTCCTGGCGGACACCGCCGACGGGACGGTCGCGGCCTGCCCGTTCACGGCCAGGGCCGGCGCCCGCGGTCAGCAGCAGGTGCCCGTGGCGCCGCTCGCGGCGGACGCCGACCAGCCGGCGGACTACTCGGTGCTGGTCAACAGCGAAGGCCAGTTCTCGCTGTGGCCCGCCGCGGTTCCCGCGCCCGGGCGCTGGCGCACGACGGGCGTCAGCGGCGGCCGGGAGGAGTGCCTGCGGTACGTGTCGCGGGTGTGGACCGACATGCGGCCGGCCAGGTCCCGGCAGCGGGCCGCCGCCTGA
- a CDS encoding phosphopantetheine-binding protein, translating to MTRNSARPAAPAGDAGTTPAQAAAGADLDPDRLRGIVADVLGIAPDVIADDDNLVALGVDSVKAMTISTELRRYRTRVRFARMIEEPTLAAWWRLATEGTGDGGRAA from the coding sequence GTGACGCGGAATTCAGCACGACCAGCCGCGCCCGCAGGCGACGCGGGAACAACTCCCGCGCAGGCCGCGGCCGGCGCCGACCTCGACCCCGACCGTCTGCGCGGCATTGTCGCGGACGTCCTGGGTATCGCTCCCGACGTGATCGCCGACGACGACAATCTCGTCGCCCTCGGAGTCGACTCGGTCAAGGCGATGACGATCTCCACAGAACTGCGCCGGTACCGGACGCGGGTGCGGTTCGCCCGCATGATCGAGGAACCGACCCTGGCGGCATGGTGGCGGCTGGCCACCGAGGGGACCGGCGACGGGGGGCGGGCCGCATGA
- a CDS encoding alpha/beta fold hydrolase gives MTAGGTTGSPWLRALRDAGGSAPALVLFPHAGGSAGAYRALANRFPAGVEVRAVQYPGRETRAGEPLIDDMNTLADQAADALRPLLGRRLAILGHSMGAIVAYEVTRRLEAWGATPERLFVSSRQPPAFQGTAHGQRHMMDEDSFAEVLRRTGGTPAALLDDPEMRAYLLPIVRNDYRLVETYLPSPGPALRTGVVSIAAEDDGTVSAAQVEGWRRTTDGPFEHLTFPGGHFYLLDRPADLAAAVLSRLGWQQDAAGQRTAPVRNPVPAAPSAHGSRSPYESPRAGEPAPAAHGDVPVLPAADPVAVVGMAVRLPGADTPEAFWRNLRGGVESLSTFTDEDLIASGLPPSALTDPARVRTRPVIDGPEFFDAGFFGYSPGEAAATDPQHRLFLECAWEALESAGHDPRGFADDSVSVFGGTGPDSYFLHHLHPHHAAGGPGAGSFQDLLGNSGDFLASRVSYKLDLTGPSVSVQAGCSTSLVAVHLAVQSLLAGESDVALAGGSTVYFPQRAGYVHREGGVNSPDGRCRAFDARAAGTTPGDGVAVLALRRLSDALAAGDPVLGLIRGTAVNNDGAAKASFTAPAVDPQSDVAAEALAVAGLGPADIDYVEAHGTGTPVGDALEIAALTDGYSGAPAGSCRLGSAKPNVGDTWAAAGAVGLVKVLLALDHQELPPVINCTEPNPAIDFAAGPFRLNTEVTAWTRGDRPRRAAVHTFGIGGTNAHVVLEEAPRATAPAPEEEGGRWHVLPLSARGDSALRAQAARLADHLEARPGLRLDAVAHTLLTGRARFARRAAVLARGRAEALLALRALADGAAAESAPGWTLLRPAPRAAAEPRTGSAVPAAPGAGPGAAGRPTGTTRAAGQADARDAAPERAVRQARQWVDGGDGEPAQAAGGPRQRVVLPTYPFERVRHWVAPPLFTGTAPTAATPPQPRPPLETPYAPPADQLEDLVAEVWGNALGIKGVGRDDNFFDLGGHSLIAAHVTTALREILPVSVGLTDLLDAPPTMAAHAERLRPRLHDALSALPAEEAAALAAQIGGTAARG, from the coding sequence ATGACGGCGGGCGGTACCACCGGCTCACCGTGGCTGCGCGCCTTACGGGACGCGGGCGGGTCCGCGCCCGCCCTGGTCCTCTTCCCGCACGCGGGCGGCAGCGCCGGCGCCTACCGGGCGCTGGCGAACCGCTTCCCCGCCGGCGTCGAGGTGCGGGCCGTGCAGTACCCCGGCCGCGAGACCCGGGCGGGCGAGCCGCTGATCGACGACATGAACACCCTCGCCGACCAGGCGGCGGACGCCCTGCGCCCCCTGCTGGGCCGCCGCCTGGCGATCCTCGGCCACAGCATGGGCGCCATCGTCGCCTACGAGGTGACCCGCCGTCTGGAGGCCTGGGGCGCGACGCCGGAGCGGCTGTTCGTCTCCTCCCGGCAGCCGCCCGCCTTCCAGGGGACGGCGCACGGGCAGCGGCACATGATGGACGAGGACAGCTTCGCCGAGGTGCTGCGCAGGACCGGCGGCACACCCGCGGCGCTGCTGGACGACCCCGAGATGCGGGCGTACCTGCTGCCCATCGTCCGCAACGACTACCGGCTCGTCGAGACCTACCTCCCCTCCCCCGGCCCCGCGCTGCGCACCGGCGTCGTGTCGATCGCCGCCGAGGACGACGGGACGGTGTCGGCGGCCCAGGTCGAGGGCTGGCGGCGGACCACCGACGGCCCCTTCGAGCACCTCACCTTCCCCGGCGGGCACTTCTACCTGCTCGACCGGCCGGCCGACCTGGCGGCCGCCGTCCTGAGCCGGCTCGGCTGGCAGCAGGACGCCGCGGGACAGCGCACCGCGCCCGTACGCAACCCGGTGCCGGCCGCCCCTTCGGCGCACGGCAGCCGCAGCCCGTACGAGTCCCCCCGCGCCGGGGAGCCCGCTCCCGCGGCCCACGGCGACGTCCCGGTGTTACCGGCGGCCGACCCCGTCGCCGTCGTCGGCATGGCGGTCCGCCTGCCCGGCGCCGACACACCGGAAGCCTTCTGGCGCAACCTGCGCGGCGGCGTCGAGTCGCTCAGCACGTTCACCGACGAGGACCTGATCGCCTCAGGACTGCCGCCGTCCGCGCTCACCGATCCGGCCAGGGTCAGGACCCGGCCGGTGATCGACGGCCCCGAGTTCTTCGACGCGGGCTTCTTCGGCTACAGCCCCGGTGAGGCGGCGGCCACCGACCCGCAGCACCGGCTCTTCCTGGAGTGCGCGTGGGAGGCGCTGGAGTCGGCCGGCCACGACCCGCGCGGCTTCGCGGACGACTCGGTGAGCGTGTTCGGCGGCACCGGGCCCGACAGCTACTTCCTGCACCACCTCCACCCGCACCACGCGGCCGGGGGCCCCGGCGCGGGGTCCTTCCAGGACCTGCTGGGCAACAGCGGCGACTTCCTCGCCTCGCGCGTGTCGTACAAGCTCGACCTGACCGGCCCGAGCGTCTCCGTCCAGGCCGGGTGCTCCACCTCGCTGGTCGCGGTGCACCTGGCGGTGCAGAGCCTGCTCGCGGGCGAGTCCGACGTGGCGCTGGCCGGCGGGTCCACCGTCTACTTCCCGCAGCGGGCCGGCTACGTCCACCGCGAGGGCGGCGTCAATTCGCCCGACGGGCGCTGCCGCGCCTTCGACGCGCGCGCCGCGGGGACCACCCCCGGCGACGGGGTGGCGGTGCTGGCGCTGCGCCGGCTCTCCGACGCCCTGGCGGCGGGCGACCCCGTACTCGGCCTGATCCGCGGCACCGCGGTCAACAACGACGGGGCCGCCAAGGCGAGTTTCACCGCCCCCGCGGTCGATCCGCAGAGCGACGTCGCCGCCGAGGCGCTGGCCGTCGCCGGGCTCGGCCCGGCCGACATCGACTACGTGGAGGCGCACGGCACCGGCACCCCGGTCGGCGACGCGCTGGAGATCGCCGCGCTCACCGACGGGTATTCCGGCGCCCCCGCCGGAAGCTGCCGGCTCGGGTCCGCCAAGCCCAACGTCGGCGACACCTGGGCGGCGGCGGGAGCGGTCGGACTGGTCAAGGTGCTGCTCGCCCTCGACCACCAGGAACTGCCGCCGGTGATCAACTGCACCGAGCCGAACCCGGCGATCGACTTCGCGGCGGGGCCGTTCCGGCTCAACACCGAGGTCACCGCGTGGACACGGGGCGACCGGCCGCGCCGCGCCGCGGTCCACACCTTCGGCATCGGCGGGACCAACGCCCACGTGGTGCTGGAGGAGGCGCCGCGGGCGACCGCCCCCGCGCCGGAGGAAGAGGGCGGCAGGTGGCACGTCCTGCCGCTGTCGGCACGCGGCGACAGCGCGCTGCGCGCCCAGGCGGCCCGGCTCGCCGACCACCTGGAGGCCCGGCCGGGCCTCCGGCTGGACGCCGTGGCCCACACCCTGCTGACCGGGCGGGCCCGCTTCGCCCGCCGTGCGGCCGTGCTCGCCCGGGGCCGCGCCGAGGCGCTGCTCGCGCTCCGCGCGCTGGCGGACGGCGCCGCCGCGGAGAGCGCCCCGGGCTGGACCCTGCTGCGGCCCGCACCGCGGGCCGCGGCGGAACCGCGGACCGGCTCCGCGGTGCCGGCCGCGCCCGGGGCCGGCCCTGGAGCCGCCGGGCGGCCGACCGGTACGACGCGCGCCGCAGGACAGGCGGACGCCCGTGACGCGGCGCCGGAGCGGGCCGTCCGGCAGGCCCGGCAGTGGGTGGACGGCGGCGACGGCGAACCCGCGCAGGCCGCCGGCGGGCCGCGGCAGCGCGTCGTGCTGCCCACGTACCCCTTCGAGCGGGTCCGCCACTGGGTGGCCCCGCCGCTCTTCACCGGCACAGCGCCCACCGCCGCCACGCCGCCGCAGCCCCGGCCGCCGCTGGAGACCCCCTACGCTCCCCCGGCCGACCAGCTGGAGGACCTGGTCGCCGAGGTGTGGGGGAACGCCCTCGGCATCAAGGGCGTGGGGCGCGACGACAACTTCTTCGACCTGGGCGGCCACTCCCTCATCGCCGCCCACGTCACGACCGCCCTGCGCGAGATCCTGCCGGTGTCCGTCGGCCTGACGGACCTGCTGGACGCCCCGCCGACCATGGCGGCCCACGCCGAACGCCTCCGCCCCCGCCTGCACGACGCGCTGAGCGCCCTGCCCGCAGAAGAGGCCGCGGCACTCGCGGCACAAATCGGCGGGACCGCGGCCCGCGGGTGA
- a CDS encoding terpene synthase family protein: MQTIPHTAARQLLHLPPLYCPIDAAVHPELDSIERDSRAWLDRFRLYTSDIDRAWIIARHYPEAMARIYPLGITDRVALTARWLHWIFYVDDVRMETATTPDKLPAAIGLTSHLLRVMESPAAEPAADRTGPVAAMQSLMSSVQAVATPTQLSRFVEAHRKWFHAILWGMSNPAPAGLDEFLHLRMLNAGGAASLCWSEITTGEEIPGAEFHSPAMRALQESSFLMMALDNDLLSYNRELLIDGTTLNIVMLLARLNDCPPEEALRQAVALRDRLTTLFLRLREQEHAGMSAAGRAYVADLAYAIRSNLDWGSHSARYTAVAPRDQLPPTDPAPIPLTLTDHPSDPSTEPVPCPSIAWWWQQLHA; encoded by the coding sequence ATGCAGACGATCCCGCACACGGCCGCCCGGCAGCTGCTTCATCTGCCGCCGCTCTACTGCCCCATCGACGCGGCCGTCCACCCCGAGCTCGACAGCATCGAGCGCGATTCCCGGGCCTGGCTCGACCGCTTCCGCCTCTACACCAGTGACATCGACCGGGCCTGGATCATCGCGCGGCACTACCCGGAGGCGATGGCCCGCATCTATCCACTGGGCATCACCGACCGCGTCGCGCTCACCGCCCGCTGGCTGCACTGGATCTTCTACGTCGACGACGTCCGCATGGAAACCGCCACCACGCCCGACAAGCTCCCTGCGGCGATCGGCCTCACCAGCCACCTGCTCCGCGTCATGGAGTCTCCGGCCGCCGAACCTGCGGCGGACCGGACCGGCCCGGTCGCCGCGATGCAGTCGCTCATGTCCTCGGTGCAGGCCGTCGCCACCCCGACCCAGCTCTCCCGGTTCGTCGAGGCCCACCGCAAGTGGTTCCACGCCATCCTGTGGGGGATGTCCAACCCGGCCCCCGCCGGCCTGGACGAGTTCCTGCACCTGCGGATGCTGAACGCCGGCGGCGCCGCCAGCCTGTGCTGGTCGGAGATCACCACCGGGGAGGAGATCCCCGGCGCCGAATTCCACTCCCCCGCCATGCGCGCACTGCAGGAATCCTCCTTCCTGATGATGGCCCTCGACAACGATCTGCTCTCCTACAACCGCGAACTGCTCATCGACGGGACCACCCTCAACATCGTGATGCTGCTCGCCCGGCTGAACGACTGCCCGCCGGAGGAGGCCCTCCGCCAGGCTGTGGCCCTGCGAGACCGGCTGACGACGCTGTTCCTGAGGCTGCGCGAACAGGAGCACGCCGGGATGAGCGCCGCGGGAAGGGCCTACGTCGCGGATCTCGCCTACGCGATCCGCTCCAACCTCGACTGGGGCTCGCACTCCGCCCGCTACACCGCGGTGGCCCCCCGCGACCAGCTCCCGCCGACGGATCCCGCGCCCATCCCGCTGACACTCACCGACCACCCCAGCGACCCCAGCACCGAACCCGTGCCCTGTCCCTCGATCGCCTGGTGGTGGCAGCAACTGCACGCGTGA
- a CDS encoding arabinofuranosidase catalytic domain-containing protein: MRRPRAAAAASPPARAAQRRPSPPRRWRRALLALGAGLALVLGALAASPVPSQAAGSRPCDIYAAAGTPCVAAHSTVRALYSAYNGSLYQVSRASDGTTRDIGLLSAGGYANAAAQNTFCAGTSCVITKIYDQSSRHNDLGVEGAGTAGAADHGASASALPVTVAGHPVYGVLVTPGTGYRRTDAAGVAVGGRPESMYMVASGTHVNGGCCFDYGNAEHTVSDTGNGHMDAVYIGTRCHLPPCTGTGPWVAADLENGLFQGSGSNPANKGNNSPFVTALLKNNGQTSFALKGGNSQSGGLSTWWNGALPSGGYTPMKQEGSIVLGTGGDNSNASAGSFFEGVMTSGFATDAADNAVQADIVAAGYSGDSGGSPGATITGPGGTCVDVDGDDTGVNHAAVQLWDCQAAAADQHWTHNGDSSLQTLGRCADIAGNGTANGTKVQLWDCDGVGGQVWKQQADGSLLNPQSGRCLDSPSGATANGTRLQIWDCNGGAAQKFHLD, translated from the coding sequence ATGCGCAGACCACGAGCCGCCGCCGCGGCGTCCCCGCCCGCACGCGCGGCCCAGCGGCGGCCGTCGCCGCCGCGCCGATGGCGCCGGGCGCTGCTCGCGCTCGGCGCGGGCCTGGCCCTCGTCCTCGGCGCGCTGGCCGCGTCCCCCGTCCCGTCGCAGGCCGCCGGGTCCCGGCCCTGCGACATCTACGCCGCCGCCGGCACCCCCTGCGTCGCCGCGCACAGCACGGTGCGCGCGCTCTACTCCGCCTACAACGGCAGCCTCTACCAGGTCTCCCGCGCCTCGGACGGCACCACCCGCGACATCGGGCTGCTGTCCGCGGGCGGTTACGCCAACGCGGCCGCCCAGAACACCTTCTGCGCGGGCACGTCCTGCGTCATCACGAAGATCTACGACCAGTCGTCCCGGCACAACGACCTCGGCGTCGAGGGCGCGGGCACGGCGGGCGCGGCCGACCACGGCGCCTCGGCGAGCGCACTGCCGGTGACCGTCGCCGGCCACCCGGTGTACGGCGTCCTGGTCACGCCCGGCACCGGCTACCGCCGCACCGACGCGGCCGGCGTGGCCGTGGGCGGCCGGCCGGAGTCGATGTACATGGTGGCGAGCGGCACGCACGTCAACGGCGGCTGCTGCTTCGACTACGGCAACGCCGAGCACACCGTCTCCGACACCGGCAACGGCCACATGGACGCGGTCTACATCGGGACGCGCTGCCACCTCCCCCCGTGCACCGGGACCGGACCGTGGGTCGCCGCGGACCTCGAGAACGGCCTCTTCCAGGGCAGCGGCAGCAACCCGGCGAACAAGGGCAACAACAGCCCCTTCGTCACAGCCCTGCTGAAGAACAACGGACAGACGTCGTTCGCCCTCAAGGGCGGCAACTCCCAGTCGGGCGGGCTCTCCACCTGGTGGAACGGCGCTCTGCCCAGCGGCGGTTACACGCCCATGAAGCAGGAGGGCTCCATCGTCCTGGGCACCGGCGGCGACAACAGCAACGCCTCCGCGGGGTCCTTCTTCGAGGGGGTGATGACGTCCGGCTTCGCCACGGACGCGGCGGACAACGCGGTGCAGGCCGACATCGTGGCGGCCGGCTACTCCGGCGACAGCGGCGGGAGCCCGGGCGCCACGATCACCGGCCCCGGCGGCACGTGCGTCGACGTGGACGGCGACGACACCGGCGTGAACCACGCCGCCGTGCAGCTGTGGGACTGCCAGGCCGCCGCGGCCGACCAGCACTGGACCCACAATGGCGACAGCTCGCTGCAGACCCTGGGCCGCTGCGCGGACATCGCGGGCAACGGCACCGCCAACGGCACCAAGGTCCAGCTCTGGGACTGCGACGGAGTCGGCGGCCAGGTCTGGAAGCAGCAGGCCGACGGCTCGCTGCTCAACCCGCAGTCCGGCCGCTGCCTCGACTCCCCGAGCGGCGCCACGGCCAACGGCACCCGTCTGCAGATCTGGGACTGCAACGGCGGGGCGGCGCAGAAGTTCCACCTCGACTGA
- a CDS encoding PKD domain-containing protein, producing the protein MRHLVVAVALAAASMLPAGAAMADGPAVYVSLGVRPTSGTTPLDMTFSASGPEDSGPVSYTYDFGDGTTPLVTSAATAEHLYAEPGQYDPTVVATTAAGTSAPGHVADSKIRVGSGYNPVTPVRILDTRAGIGVPGTAPIPSTTIVLPVTGTGQVPATRVTSVVLNVTVTGGTRAGYLDVGAYNFGSGSSSVNWAAGQTLAGQVTVPVNEGKIQLSNISAGTVHVIADLEGYYSDAHGYFNQVQESQRVLDTRARLGVPTTTPVPAHGSLTLTVPSTAAQHPAAVVLNVTATGSTAPGVLTAYPAGQPRPGVSQLNWAAGQTVANLMTLAAPDRKITFYNNSSSPVHLIADYDGYFSPDVTPSFRYGGQQRILDTRNATGTASTGPIPAGGDVYLRLNLGDGQGARTANGLLLHITITQPTAAGVLVPYDGYFNDTLLKSSVLNWSKGQTISNTVVVGNTNGGLVRLHLNSSGSAHVIVDLDGYFDLLIPQQID; encoded by the coding sequence GTGAGACATCTGGTGGTCGCTGTCGCGCTGGCCGCGGCCTCGATGCTGCCCGCGGGCGCCGCGATGGCCGACGGCCCGGCGGTGTACGTGTCCCTCGGGGTCCGCCCGACGTCCGGGACGACCCCGCTGGACATGACGTTCTCCGCGTCCGGGCCGGAGGACTCCGGGCCGGTCTCGTACACGTACGACTTCGGTGACGGCACCACGCCTCTGGTGACGTCCGCGGCGACAGCCGAGCACCTCTACGCGGAACCGGGGCAGTACGACCCCACCGTGGTCGCCACCACCGCGGCGGGCACGAGTGCGCCGGGCCACGTGGCCGACAGCAAGATCCGGGTGGGCTCCGGGTACAACCCGGTGACCCCGGTCCGGATCCTCGACACCCGCGCGGGGATCGGCGTGCCGGGGACCGCGCCGATTCCGAGCACCACCATCGTCCTGCCGGTGACCGGCACCGGCCAGGTCCCCGCCACCCGGGTCACCTCCGTCGTGCTGAACGTCACGGTCACCGGCGGCACCCGCGCCGGCTATCTCGACGTCGGCGCGTACAACTTCGGCAGCGGCTCGTCGTCCGTGAACTGGGCGGCCGGGCAGACACTGGCCGGCCAGGTGACCGTGCCGGTGAACGAAGGAAAGATCCAGCTCTCGAACATCTCCGCCGGCACCGTCCACGTGATCGCGGACCTGGAGGGCTACTACAGCGACGCCCACGGCTACTTCAACCAGGTCCAGGAGTCCCAGCGCGTCCTGGACACCCGCGCCAGGCTCGGGGTGCCGACGACCACCCCGGTCCCGGCCCACGGTTCGCTCACCCTCACCGTCCCGTCCACGGCCGCGCAGCACCCGGCGGCCGTCGTCCTCAACGTCACCGCCACCGGATCCACCGCGCCCGGAGTCCTGACGGCGTATCCGGCGGGACAGCCGCGCCCCGGGGTCTCCCAGCTCAACTGGGCCGCCGGCCAGACCGTCGCGAACCTGATGACGCTGGCCGCACCCGACCGGAAGATCACCTTCTACAACAACAGTTCGAGCCCGGTGCACCTGATCGCCGACTACGACGGGTACTTCTCACCCGACGTCACGCCGTCCTTCCGCTACGGCGGGCAGCAGCGCATCCTGGACACCCGCAACGCGACCGGCACGGCCTCCACCGGGCCGATCCCGGCCGGCGGCGACGTCTACCTGCGGCTCAACCTCGGTGACGGACAGGGCGCCAGGACCGCGAACGGCCTGCTGCTGCACATCACGATCACCCAGCCGACCGCCGCCGGCGTCCTGGTCCCCTACGACGGGTACTTTAATGACACCTTGCTCAAGTCCTCCGTCCTGAACTGGTCGAAGGGCCAGACCATCTCCAACACCGTCGTGGTCGGCAACACCAACGGGGGCCTGGTGAGACTGCACCTCAACAGCTCCGGCAGCGCACACGTCATCGTCGACCTCGACGGATACTTCGACCTGCTCATCCCTCAGCAGATCGACTGA
- a CDS encoding (2,3-dihydroxybenzoyl)adenylate synthase, protein MLPGCVPWPPEEAARHRGDGYWSGEPLGELLRRSAAEHGDRTALVAEGRRVGYAELDARADDLARGLLDLGVAAGDRIVVHLPNCPEFVVATFALLRIGALPVYALPAHRLKEIGHLCAFSEARGYLIADRYLGYDYRELARTVAGQPGTDLPHVLVVGEAQEFTGLDAVEAAGRALRGTPLPPPGPADDVALFLLSGGTTGTPKLIPRTHDDYAYNVRAAADVCGFDRDTVYLAALPAAHNFALACPGVLGTLAVGGTVVMPDDPEPGESLRLVAEERVTATALVPSLLGLWLDAQEGMPEDVSSLRLVQVGGAKPDTATAARVRPVFGATLQQVFGMAEGLLNFTRLDDPEDRVLACQGRPLSPGDEVRIVDDEGRDVPPGAVGQLLTRGPYTLRGYYRLPEHNARAFTGGWYRTGDLVRMLPGGDLVVEGRIKEVINRAGDKVSAEEVEEQLAAHPAVRQAAVIGEPDPVLGERIAAFVVVEPGAGCPTAAEVGEFLRARGLAAYKVPDRLAAIGSLPLTAIGKVDRKALPARVPAPRPVAPPVG, encoded by the coding sequence ATGCTGCCCGGATGCGTACCGTGGCCCCCCGAGGAAGCCGCCCGCCACCGCGGTGACGGCTACTGGAGCGGCGAGCCGCTCGGCGAGCTGCTGCGCCGCTCCGCCGCCGAGCACGGCGACCGTACGGCGCTGGTGGCCGAGGGCCGCAGAGTCGGCTACGCCGAGCTCGACGCCCGCGCCGACGACCTCGCGCGCGGGCTGCTGGACCTCGGCGTGGCCGCGGGGGACCGGATCGTGGTGCACCTGCCCAACTGCCCGGAGTTCGTGGTCGCCACCTTCGCCCTGCTGCGGATCGGGGCGCTGCCCGTCTACGCCCTGCCGGCCCACCGCCTCAAGGAGATCGGCCACCTGTGCGCCTTCTCCGAAGCCCGCGGCTACCTGATAGCCGACCGCTACCTCGGCTACGACTACCGCGAGCTGGCCAGGACGGTGGCCGGGCAGCCCGGCACCGACCTGCCGCACGTGCTCGTCGTCGGCGAGGCGCAGGAATTCACCGGGCTCGACGCGGTCGAGGCGGCGGGCCGCGCCCTGCGCGGCACCCCGCTGCCGCCGCCAGGACCCGCCGACGACGTGGCGCTGTTCCTGCTGTCCGGCGGCACCACCGGGACACCCAAGCTCATCCCGCGCACCCACGACGACTACGCCTACAACGTCCGGGCCGCCGCCGACGTGTGCGGCTTCGACCGCGACACCGTCTACCTCGCCGCGCTGCCGGCCGCGCACAACTTCGCGCTGGCCTGCCCCGGTGTGCTCGGCACCCTGGCGGTCGGCGGCACGGTGGTGATGCCGGACGACCCCGAGCCCGGCGAGTCGCTGCGGCTGGTCGCCGAGGAGCGGGTGACCGCCACGGCGCTGGTCCCCTCGCTGCTCGGGCTGTGGCTGGATGCCCAGGAGGGGATGCCCGAGGACGTCTCCAGCCTGCGGCTGGTCCAGGTCGGCGGGGCGAAGCCGGACACCGCCACCGCGGCACGCGTACGGCCGGTGTTCGGCGCCACGCTCCAGCAGGTGTTCGGCATGGCCGAGGGATTGCTCAACTTCACCCGGCTCGACGATCCCGAGGACCGCGTCCTGGCCTGCCAGGGGCGTCCGCTCAGCCCGGGCGACGAGGTGCGGATCGTGGACGACGAGGGCCGGGACGTCCCGCCCGGCGCCGTCGGGCAGCTGCTCACCCGCGGGCCGTACACCCTGCGCGGCTACTACCGGCTGCCCGAGCACAACGCCCGCGCCTTCACCGGCGGCTGGTACCGCACCGGGGACCTGGTACGCATGCTGCCCGGCGGCGACCTGGTGGTCGAGGGGCGGATCAAGGAGGTCATCAACCGGGCCGGCGACAAGGTGTCCGCGGAGGAGGTCGAGGAGCAGCTCGCCGCGCACCCCGCGGTCCGCCAGGCGGCCGTCATCGGCGAACCCGACCCGGTGCTCGGCGAGCGCATCGCCGCCTTCGTCGTGGTCGAGCCCGGCGCCGGCTGCCCGACGGCGGCCGAGGTCGGGGAATTCCTGCGGGCGCGCGGGCTGGCGGCGTACAAGGTCCCGGACCGCCTGGCGGCCATCGGCTCCTTGCCGCTCACCGCGATCGGCAAGGTGGACCGCAAGGCGCTGCCGGCCCGGGTGCCCGCACCGCGGCCCGTCGCCCCGCCGGTGGGGTGA